A single region of the Bacteroidia bacterium genome encodes:
- the queA gene encoding tRNA preQ1(34) S-adenosylmethionine ribosyltransferase-isomerase QueA, translating into MKLSQFYFDLPKSKIAYYPLEERGKSRMMVVNRTTKEIQHRQFRDILEYFGEGDVIIYNNTRVFPAKLYGTKEKTQARIEVFLLRELNKEYRLWDVLVDPARKIRVGNKLYFGNNELVAEVVDNTTSRGRTIRFLNESDDAKFYSKIDRLGLMPLPDYITEKREAEPLDREAYQTVFAKEEPLGSVASPAAGLHFTKEIMKRLELQGVKQEFITLYLGRGCFAEVEVEDLTKHKMDSENYYISEKVAETVNNAKKNKKRICAVGCSTLRAIESSVSASYNLQSVENGWTNRFFFPPYEFRICNAFFTNFHDSCSTMYMMTCAFGDYELITEAYQIALKEKYRFLAYGDAMLIIS; encoded by the coding sequence ATGAAATTATCTCAATTTTATTTTGACCTTCCCAAAAGTAAAATTGCTTACTATCCCTTGGAGGAGAGAGGAAAGTCGAGAATGATGGTAGTCAACCGTACTACTAAAGAAATACAACACAGACAATTCAGGGACATATTAGAATACTTTGGTGAAGGGGATGTTATTATCTATAACAATACGCGCGTATTTCCAGCTAAGTTATACGGTACAAAAGAAAAAACTCAAGCCCGAATTGAAGTATTTTTGCTAAGAGAGTTGAATAAAGAATATCGCTTATGGGACGTTTTGGTAGATCCTGCGCGTAAAATACGTGTAGGAAATAAGCTTTACTTTGGAAATAATGAACTAGTGGCAGAAGTAGTGGATAATACTACTTCGCGTGGGCGTACTATCCGCTTCTTGAACGAAAGCGATGACGCGAAATTTTATAGCAAAATTGACCGACTAGGGCTAATGCCCCTACCCGATTATATTACTGAAAAGCGTGAAGCAGAGCCCTTAGACAGAGAAGCTTATCAAACCGTTTTTGCAAAAGAAGAGCCACTAGGTTCAGTAGCCTCTCCTGCAGCAGGACTGCACTTTACAAAAGAAATTATGAAACGCCTTGAATTACAAGGGGTAAAGCAAGAATTTATTACGTTGTATTTAGGTAGAGGATGTTTTGCCGAAGTAGAGGTAGAGGACTTAACAAAGCATAAAATGGATTCGGAAAATTATTACATTAGTGAGAAAGTAGCTGAAACTGTAAATAATGCTAAAAAAAATAAAAAGCGAATTTGTGCCGTAGGATGTTCTACTTTGCGGGCTATTGAGTCCTCTGTATCAGCATCTTACAACTTGCAATCCGTAGAAAATGGTTGGACAAACCGTTTTTTCTTCCCGCCTTATGAATTTAGAATCTGTAACGCATTTTTTACTAACTTTCATGACAGCTGCTCTACTATGTACATGATGACTTGCGCTTTCGGAGATTATGAACTCATCACAGAAGCCTATCAAATAGCCCTCAAAGAAAAGTACAGATTCTTAGCCTACGGCGACGCAATGCTGATTATTTCATAA